A window from Desulfomicrobium macestii encodes these proteins:
- a CDS encoding Na+/H+ antiporter subunit C — translation MEALAALIIAVLIGCGTYLTLCARTFSVVLGLSLMSYAVNLFLFFSGRLVTGAPPLATNIGATADPLPQALVLTAIVIGFGMTAFVVILALRALGELGTDQVDGEDEKP, via the coding sequence ATGGAAGCCCTCGCCGCCCTGATCATCGCCGTTCTCATCGGTTGCGGGACGTACCTGACGCTATGCGCCCGGACCTTCTCCGTGGTTCTCGGGCTCTCGCTCATGTCCTACGCGGTCAACCTCTTCCTCTTTTTCAGCGGCCGTCTGGTCACCGGTGCACCGCCTCTGGCCACAAACATCGGAGCCACGGCCGACCCCTTGCCCCAGGCGCTGGTCCTGACCGCCATCGTCATCGGTTTCGGCATGACCGCCTTCGTGGTCATCCTGGCCTTGCGCGCCCTTGGAGAGCTGGGCACCGACCAGGTCGACGGAGAGGACGAAAAACCATGA